The nucleotide window TGCATACCCTTCTTAGTTTGATTGCCAATAAACAATGGTTTTAAAACCTTCTTCTACTAAGATAAGATTGGGTGATTAAATGAGTAGGGAAAAGGCTGAGAAGAACGAAAAAGATAGGGTTAAGAAAGCTAGAAAAGTCCAAGAAAAGGCTGAAAAGGTTGAAAAAGATAGGGTTAAGACCGCTAGAAAGGTTCAGGAGAAAGCTGAGAAGGCTGAAGGAGACAGGGCTAAGACGGCTAGAAAAGTCCAAGAGAAGACTGATAGGACTGAGAAAGATAGGGCTGAGAAAGCTAGAAAAGTTCAAGATAAGGCTGAAATAGCTGAAAAAGGTAGGGTTGAGAGCGCTAGACAGAGCGAGCGCGCTAGAATATTCGAAGAAGTTTTGAGCCAAGCGTCGACGCACTCTAAAGGATGCTGTGAACCCTGTAACTTTCATGTTGTAACGAATAATGAAGAATATCAACCTTGTAAGCTGGGTCATGAAGACAGCGGACCGAATAAAGAAATCTGCGCTGATTGTACCAACTCGCGTTATCATCCAAAGAAATGATGGATTTGAACCAGTTGCTGGCATTTTCGAAACAGCTTTAGCCCTTCCATTTCCGTTACGTAGTCAAAGCCTTGTTCCATAAAAGCTGACAAGCCCATGCAAGCACGTTTGGGAAGTTGCAGAAGAAGTCATTCTTCCACTTCACGGTATGTAATTGGGTAGCTGATCTCAGGCAGTTTGTCGACTTCAATCATGATGGAGTCTAGGTGTTCTACGGATTCAAAGCGTCTCCCGCATTGAGAACACTGCCAAGAAACCTTGACCACATCTCCGCCGTAGTCGCGCCCAGGCGTGGTGCTTGAGAACCATTTCCGAGCATATGCTTTTGCGCCACAGTTGAGGCATTGACGTGGTTCTGGAATTCTATATTTCACCAACCTTTTACGACGCCTTCCTTTTGTGGTAGCTGACGAGCGCTCTCACACATTGCATATTGTTTTAGATTCAATTGTCAACAAACAATGAGTTTAAGTCTTTTCTTTCATAATAAAGCTTGAGTGATTCAATAAGCCAAGATGTACGCGCGCAAATTGAGGAGGAGAGAGGCGCGCAACTTATTGATGACTTCAATTTTTGTTCCGTTTCAACCGTTGTGGTTGCAGAATCGTACGGTAAATGACATAAATATAAATTCTCGTTTCAGTTTAAACTGAAGCGTGAATATAGACAAACTGAGATGTTTTATTCCAGTCGGTGGTCAGGCTAAAAGGTTAAGACCTCTGACGCACGACGTATCAAAGCCTTGTGTTAGGTTCTTGAACAGGCCGTTAATCGAATTCTCAATGGCGCCGCTGGCTGAGCAAGGTGTGAGGGACTTCATTTTCGGAGAGTACGGTTATACCAACTATCTGAACCTTTTCGATCAGTATGGAGAAGGGGTTGGGTTCTCAGCAAAGTATAGGATCGAGCCGAGGGTGCACATCAAACATCAGCCCAACCTTGACGACTTGGGAAGCGCCGATTCTTATAGGCTAAACGTGGAATACTATGATGTCCATGATCCGGTCCTTGTTGTACAGGGAGACAGCCTCTTCGACATCAATCTAAACGACTTCGTCAAAAGACATGAGGAAAAGGGGGCAATAATGACCATTGCCTTAACGAGGGTGCAAAGGGTAGAAGAATATGGCATAGCCGAGTTAGATAAAGATCTGAGAATTAAGAGGTTTGTCGAAAAGCCTCCAGCGGAAAGAGCACCAAGCAATTTTGCCAACGCTGGCATCTATTTGCTTTCTCCAGAAGTGAGAAGGATAGTTGAAAGCGAAGAAGTAAAGGAGATAATGGAGGAAAGGAGGAGGCTCGATTTCGGTTTTGATCTCATTCCTTACCTAGTGGATAAAGGATTTCCCGTCTATGGTTATGAACTGAAAGTATGGTACGATGTCGGAGATCCAGAAAGCTATCTTAAGGCTATGCATGACGTTCTCTATGGAAAGCTGAACATAAGAGTCCTAGAAGAAAGAATTCTACCGGACAGAAACGTTTGGGTTCAGGGATTCAGCGAGGAGTCTGTTAAGAGACGGAAAGAGATTGCTAAAAAATATAAAGAAAATAGGTTGTCACTAGATGGCGCCGTTCTGATTGGTAGATACCCCAGAATAGGCGATTATTCCAAGATTGCGGATTCAAACATCGACAATTTCTGCATCCTCGGTGAACACGCAAACGTAGAAAGGTCAGCGATTATGGACGCTGCAAAGATTGGAGATTACGCCCATGTGTCAGACAGCATTCTAGGCAGGAAGGTTGTTGTTGAATCAACCCGTGAGAACCCCGTACGCATTGAATCAACTTCGGTGATTGGCAACGCTGTCCACATCAGGAAGGGTTGCAGGCTCATAAGAACTAGGGTCAACTATGGTTTAGCAATTCCACCAGGCATGACATACATTGATAAGTTCCTGCAAAACTACGAAGACGTCGCTAAATTGGCATCCTAACAGAGCTTGCAAAATGGCTCAGAAGTATTAGAGGAGGAGAGAGACAAAAAAAACAGGGTTCTATTCACACTTTCTTTCACTATCCATCTTTTTCAAGAGTTTGGCAAGGGTTTTTCCTTTTGTTCTCAATTCCCGTTCTGAAACCGTGTGTCCCATCAGGCGTAATTCATCAGCTACTGGACCCTCATTTACCTGATACACAACCGGATAAAGATAGCATCCCAAGGGTCTTTTCCTATAGACTCGGCAATTCCTCTCAGCGAGACTGTAGAAATAGCACCATCCGCCAACGTTCATGAGTCGAATCACAAGATTGTCCAAAACCGAAAACTGGTCTCGGTGATAACCCGCTCCCTCTAGTCTTCTGACGTCGTCACTTGAAAGCTCCATCTCAGTATCCTCACAGCACTTTCCACAATTGGAACAACGATAAGAAGCAAACTTCCCCGTGCGAGTCATAACAAAAGACGGCTAAATTATAGTTGTTTTGGTGGCTTCAAGCTCGCAGATTAAGAAGACTTCCCGCACACTTCCTCTAAGAGTCTCGCAGCGAACAAGGTCAGAAATGAGAGGCTGACAAGGAACGGCTTCTCTCTGGAAAATGATAAAAACGCTCTGAAGCGTAATATTGGGTCTGGTGATGTGTGCGTGTCTCATAAGACCCTCACGTATAGCAAGGAAGCAAGTTTCTTGGCGCCTGAAGAAGCCAACATAGGCGTCATAACCCTGAACCGACCCGACGCCTTAAACGCCCTCAACCTCGAACTCATAAACGAACTCAACACTCTACTCGACGAAGTAGCCAAAGACGAAAAAATCCGCGTCGCCGTCATCACAGGCGCAGGAAGAGCCTTCAGCGTCGGCGCCGACCTACGCGAAGCACAGAAACTTGACCCAGCTGGAGTTCAGAGCTTCATTGAATCCGGACAACGCTTATTCGACAAGATTGAGAATTTTGACAAGCCTGTGATTGCTGCGCTTAATGGTTTCACTTTGGGCGGCGGCGTTGAACTGGCTTTGGCGTGCGACCTACGAATAGCTTCTGAAGACGCCCGCATCGGCAACCCCGAAGTCGCAGTAGGCTTGATTCCAGCGTGGGGCGGAACCGTTAGGCTACCAAAAATCGTGGGCAAAGGCAAAGCAGCCGAACTTATACTCACAGGTGGGCAAATCGACGCCAAAGAAGCAGAACGCATCGGCTTGGTCAACAAGACGGTTCCAGCGGACGAGCTGAATTCAACTGTCATGTGGGCAGCGGGCACAATCGCCAGTCGAGCGCCCATTGCGGTTAAAGAGGCTAAGAAAATCTTGAGCAGGGCTATGGAGATGGGCATGGAAGAAGGAAACAAAATGATGCTAGAAAGCTGCCTGATCTGCTACAAGAGCGAAGACATTCAAGAAGGCGTCAAAGCCATATTCGAGAAACGAGCAGCGCAATTCAAGGGAAAATAAATAAGACCACCTTTCCTTTCATTTCTTTTTCAATCAAGGAGATACTCCAAACTTGACCGGTAGAATAGGCGTTGTTGGCATCGGACACGCCAAATTCGGCAAACGAACCGACGTCACAATAAGAGAACTAGCCTTTGAAGCGGTCAAGCCAGCTTTGGAAGACGCCAAACTCACAACAGCTGAAATAGACGCTTCAGTCGTAGGAGTCGCCGCAGATGTTTGGGCCGCTCAAGGCTCGCCAGGCGCACTCATCCACGAGTACGTGGGCATGGGCAACAAACCCACATTCCGAGTAGAAGCCGCATGCGCCACGGGAAGCGCAGGCATCCGAACCGCATGGTCATTAATCAAAGCAGGACTAGCTGAGGTAGTCCTCGTAGTAGGCGCAGAAACAATGACATGGGTCGGCACGCCAGTAGCCACAGAATGGATGGCGAGAGCTGGAGACACACGCTGGGAATACCCGTTCGGCATCACGTTTCCAGGCTTCTACGCGCTCATGGCTACTCGGCACATGCATGAATTCGGCACCACACGCATGCAAATGTCCGCAGTATCGGTGAAGAGCCACAAATACGGCGCCATGAACCCCTACGCCCACCTACAAAAAGAAGTCACATTAGAAGAAGCAATGAAATCCGTGCCCGTTTGTCAGCCGCTTAACTTATACGACTGCTGCCTCATCAGCGACGGCGCAGCCGCAGCCATCGTAGCCAGCGAAGAAAAAGCCAAAAAAATAACAGACACACCCGTCTGGATGGAAGGCTTAGGCGCAGGCTCAGACACCATGATGATAGCTGAGAGACCCAGCCTAGTCGGACTAGCCGCAACCACCACAGCCGCAGAACAAGCATACAAAATGGCAGCTGTAGCACCGAACGACATCGACGTCGCGTGCACGCACGACTGCTTCAGCATCGCCGAAATCATGAGCTACGAAGACCTAGGCTTCTGCAAAAAAGGCGAAGGCGGCAAATACATCGAACAAGGACAAAGCTACATAGGCGGCAAGGTACCAGTCAACGTGGACGGCGGACTGAAATCAAAAGGACATCCATTAGGCGCCACAGGCGTCTCCATGACCGTCGAGATAACTAGGCAGCTACGCGGCGAAGCAGGAAAACGCCAAGTGCCCAACGCCGAAATCGGACTCACACACAACGTAGGCGAAACCGGACAATACTGCATGGTGCACATCTACAAGAGGTGAAAAGCAAAGTGAAATTCGGCTACGTATCATGGCTACCCGAAACAGAATTCATAGCAAAATTCCTCAAAGCATTGAAACAGGGAAAACTGATGGGCACAAAATGCCCGAAATGCGGCACCAAACACCTGCCACCTAGGCAACACTGTAAATGTGGCTCAACCGAAATCGAATGGTACGAAGCCCCCACCAGAGGCAAACTCTTCACATACACCATGATTACTTATCCACCGGACAGCATGGCAAAATACGCCCCCTACATCGTGGCTGTAGCTGAACTGGAAGACGGCACACGCCTACTAGCCCAAATCACAGGCGTAACCCCAACAACACTCAAGGTTGGCTTACCAGTCCAAGTCGTGCCGCATCAAATAGCAGAAGACCGCATCGCCTACAAATTCAAACCCTTGTAGTCACCTTTATTATGCCGTTTGAATCAGAATACTCCCATGCCCTACGGATTCAGCTTCGACCTAACAAAAATCAGCAAATCCTTCTTCCGAGAACTAGCCAGAATCTCCAGAGAAAAAGAACTCCACAAGCGCTTAGGCGTCAGCGCCAGACATCTGGCAGAAAAATTTCACCTAAGCGAAATAACAGGCTTAGACGTACCCGACGCCCTACAATTAGTCGAAGACCTAGTTGACGTTCAGGTCAGAAACGCTTCCGAACGGGCACGATTCGAAAAAACACAAAACCGAGCCCTCTTCCTGCCCCACTGCTCACGAAAGTACATGGACAACCGATGCCACGCGGTCTTCAACCCAGACATCCCATCCTACAAATGTGGGCATTGCTCAGAAGACTGCCAAGTCAACCTAGCCACAACAATAGGCGAGAAAAAAGGCTACGACGTCTACGTAGTACCCGGAGGCTCATGCATCCACCAAATAATGAAGAAGTACCATTATGAAGGCGCAGTAGGAGTAGCCTGCGGACAAGAACTCAAACTCGGCGGAGAAGCAATCAAGAAGGCAGACTGGAGCGGCCAAGCAATACCGCTAATCAAGAACGGATGCAGCAACACCAGCTTCAGCTTGAAAAGCCTAGAAACCGTTCTATCAACAAATCGGTAAGGACCTCAGCATCTAATACAGTCTTTCAGCTAGCCCATCGAAACCCGAGTCGAAACTCATCATCTGCTTTATACCATTTTTCTTTACGTGCGCCAGCGATATGCAGTCTGAAAAACTCAGTGGATGATCCTTGAACGTTTTGAACTTGTCCCAAGCAACGTCGAAAATGTCTTTCGTCGTCCAAAGCTTCGTAATCCGCGGAGAATCTATGATGTAGCGACCAACGTCGACGGCGAGGTCATGCCTTCTTGTCCTAACCAAAGCAGTGGTTACTGCCTCGTCTATCACATAATCCGATGTATAGATTCTGCCGAAATCACCTTTCAACGCCCGACTCATCAAATCCTTACTTCTAGCATGCAACTCGTCGTCAGCGTTTCGCAACGCAACAAAAACGCCGGTGTCGACAAACACAGCCACGGCGCTATTATCCCCCGTAGAGATATTCGTCTATCCTCTTCGAAGAGTCTTTCACACCCCAATGCATCGGATTCTTCAGGCGTTTCCATGCGGGATCATCTTCTAAGGCAGGCAACTCCTTAAGCCTCCTAACTATGTCTTCTTCGTTTTCCAAGGCGTAATCAACCATCAAACCCACGGCTTCCTGCAGAGTTATTTTCACTCCTTCCTTAAGCAACAGAGAAGCGAGAAACTTGTCCAGCTTTTCTTTCTTGGCATCCTCCATCTTAATGGTTGTAGTCAACTACGCCACCAATATACAAGTATAAAAGTCTACTAATATACCTTTCCACCCAGACTCCCCTCATGAAAACCATGAAATATCGCAAGAAGTGAAAAGACATCAACTCAGAAAACATAAAAGCCCTCAACACCATTGCCTCTACTACAAGGAGAAACCAAAAATGGCCACCTTATCAAAAGAATTCAAGAAAAAAGTCGCCGAACTATACTCTAAAAAAAAGCACAGCCTTGACCAACTAGACCCAAACGCACTGGAACAATTCGCATCCGAAGCGCTCAAAGCCATCCAAAAAGAGAAAGAAAACACCCCATCCTCACACGACATCGAAGTACTGGAACAAGCCATGAAACACCTCAAACAAGACTCAACAAAACTCAAAAACCTACAACCTGACACCGATGACTACGACTTCACCCGCAACGACTGCAAAAACCTACTCAACTCAACACGAAGATGGCTGAAAACAGAAGAACTCATCTAGCCCGCACAAGTTGAGCAGTTATTTTCTTCCCGAAATCCTTGCACTTCGGAAGCTCCCCTTCAACGATAGGACCTTCCATTCCCCCAACCCTCACTGACAAACCAGAAGTGATCAGCTTCAGCCTAGGAACCTTTTCACCCAACTGCGTCTCCATATTCTTCACGGCCTTCTCAAAATCTCGCCCCATATAAGTGTCGAAAACAGCAACCCACTTCGCCTTCAATTCAAGCTCACCCAACTGATCGATAAACTTGGTAATAGGGCGAGCAGGTCTACCCACATGATTCGGCGTCCCAATCAAAATCGCATCAGAACCAGCTACCTTCGCAAGGTCAACCCCCTCGACATCGCTAATAGCAACCTCTATTCCTTCGACCTCTTTCAAACCCTCCACGATCTTCTCTGCCACAAGCTTCGTGTTGCCATACTTCGTGTCATAAACAACGAAAACCTTCACCAAGAGACACCCTCTCCATCAAATCCTTTACCTAGCAGCTAATATCGTTTCACATCATTAACCAGACACGCCACGATGCCGATGCGACAAATATGGGAAGCCAACTCATTCGAGAGACA belongs to Candidatus Bathyarchaeia archaeon and includes:
- a CDS encoding NDP-sugar synthase, producing the protein MNIDKLRCFIPVGGQAKRLRPLTHDVSKPCVRFLNRPLIEFSMAPLAEQGVRDFIFGEYGYTNYLNLFDQYGEGVGFSAKYRIEPRVHIKHQPNLDDLGSADSYRLNVEYYDVHDPVLVVQGDSLFDINLNDFVKRHEEKGAIMTIALTRVQRVEEYGIAELDKDLRIKRFVEKPPAERAPSNFANAGIYLLSPEVRRIVESEEVKEIMEERRRLDFGFDLIPYLVDKGFPVYGYELKVWYDVGDPESYLKAMHDVLYGKLNIRVLEERILPDRNVWVQGFSEESVKRRKEIAKKYKENRLSLDGAVLIGRYPRIGDYSKIADSNIDNFCILGEHANVERSAIMDAAKIGDYAHVSDSILGRKVVVESTRENPVRIESTSVIGNAVHIRKGCRLIRTRVNYGLAIPPGMTYIDKFLQNYEDVAKLAS
- a CDS encoding PIN domain-containing protein, which codes for MAVFVDTGVFVALRNADDELHARSKDLMSRALKGDFGRIYTSDYVIDEAVTTALVRTRRHDLAVDVGRYIIDSPRITKLWTTKDIFDVAWDKFKTFKDHPLSFSDCISLAHVKKNGIKQMMSFDSGFDGLAERLY
- a CDS encoding thiolase domain-containing protein; this translates as MTGRIGVVGIGHAKFGKRTDVTIRELAFEAVKPALEDAKLTTAEIDASVVGVAADVWAAQGSPGALIHEYVGMGNKPTFRVEAACATGSAGIRTAWSLIKAGLAEVVLVVGAETMTWVGTPVATEWMARAGDTRWEYPFGITFPGFYALMATRHMHEFGTTRMQMSAVSVKSHKYGAMNPYAHLQKEVTLEEAMKSVPVCQPLNLYDCCLISDGAAAAIVASEEKAKKITDTPVWMEGLGAGSDTMMIAERPSLVGLAATTTAAEQAYKMAAVAPNDIDVACTHDCFSIAEIMSYEDLGFCKKGEGGKYIEQGQSYIGGKVPVNVDGGLKSKGHPLGATGVSMTVEITRQLRGEAGKRQVPNAEIGLTHNVGETGQYCMVHIYKR
- a CDS encoding enoyl-CoA hydratase-related protein, translating into MSHKTLTYSKEASFLAPEEANIGVITLNRPDALNALNLELINELNTLLDEVAKDEKIRVAVITGAGRAFSVGADLREAQKLDPAGVQSFIESGQRLFDKIENFDKPVIAALNGFTLGGGVELALACDLRIASEDARIGNPEVAVGLIPAWGGTVRLPKIVGKGKAAELILTGGQIDAKEAERIGLVNKTVPADELNSTVMWAAGTIASRAPIAVKEAKKILSRAMEMGMEEGNKMMLESCLICYKSEDIQEGVKAIFEKRAAQFKGK
- a CDS encoding Zn-ribbon domain-containing OB-fold protein, which produces MKSKVKFGYVSWLPETEFIAKFLKALKQGKLMGTKCPKCGTKHLPPRQHCKCGSTEIEWYEAPTRGKLFTYTMITYPPDSMAKYAPYIVAVAELEDGTRLLAQITGVTPTTLKVGLPVQVVPHQIAEDRIAYKFKPL
- a CDS encoding flavodoxin domain-containing protein gives rise to the protein MKVFVVYDTKYGNTKLVAEKIVEGLKEVEGIEVAISDVEGVDLAKVAGSDAILIGTPNHVGRPARPITKFIDQLGELELKAKWVAVFDTYMGRDFEKAVKNMETQLGEKVPRLKLITSGLSVRVGGMEGPIVEGELPKCKDFGKKITAQLVRAR
- a CDS encoding DUF116 domain-containing protein → MPYGFSFDLTKISKSFFRELARISREKELHKRLGVSARHLAEKFHLSEITGLDVPDALQLVEDLVDVQVRNASERARFEKTQNRALFLPHCSRKYMDNRCHAVFNPDIPSYKCGHCSEDCQVNLATTIGEKKGYDVYVVPGGSCIHQIMKKYHYEGAVGVACGQELKLGGEAIKKADWSGQAIPLIKNGCSNTSFSLKSLETVLSTNR
- a CDS encoding YkgJ family cysteine cluster protein → MTRTGKFASYRCSNCGKCCEDTEMELSSDDVRRLEGAGYHRDQFSVLDNLVIRLMNVGGWCYFYSLAERNCRVYRKRPLGCYLYPVVYQVNEGPVADELRLMGHTVSERELRTKGKTLAKLLKKMDSERKCE